The Apostichopus japonicus isolate 1M-3 chromosome 20, ASM3797524v1, whole genome shotgun sequence genome contains a region encoding:
- the LOC139961476 gene encoding E3 ubiquitin-protein ligase MARCHF1-like isoform X2 encodes METTSQEERDSWSTKLAKKRFIKYLTSLLQIKSSTDKQNAESNATSATSVTLQEVREFPLNNRQTAVDTVVISIEDPACRICQETRNRKGKNRLVAPCGCKGSTKYVHRKCLQKWCATKKTAECEICHHPYNPQFLKAPGLSKSDENSIVSSTMVFCLLLGVFGVSLYLLFAHLSTVESIFKGDSWLLLSLVAGSFCGFCLFLYWFVRNLSRILTRKYYIPEAEIRGSDPVPLSIIATGT; translated from the exons ATGGAGACAACATCGCAAGAAGAACGAGATTCCTGGTCAACGAAACTGGCGAAGAAACGATTCATTAAATAT CTGACGTCACTGTTGCAAATCAAATCATCTACCGACAAACAAAATGCCGAGAGCAACGCAACATCAGCAACGTCTGTGACGTTACAGGAAGTTAGGGAATTTCCCTTGAATAATCGACAAACCGCGGTAGACACCGTTGTGATAAGCATTGAAGATCCAGCATGCAGGATTTGTCAAGAAACGAGAAAtagaaaag GGAAGAATCGTCTGGTAGCGCCCTGTGGGTGTAAAGGCTCGACCAAGTACGTCCATAGGAAATGCTTACAGAAATGGTGTGCAACGAAGAAAACGGCTGAATGTGAAATTTGCCACCATCCATACAATCCGCAGTTTCTAAAAGCTCCCGGTTTATCG AAATCGGACGAGAACTCTATTGTCTCTTCAACAATGGTCTTTTGTCTTTTGCTTGGAGTGTTCGGTGTATCTCTTTATCTTCTATTCGCCCACCTCTCAACAGTCGAGTCTATATTCAAAGGAGATTCTTGGTTACTACTATCACTCGTAGCCGGGTCTTTTTGTGGATTTTGTCTATTCCTTTATTGGTTTGTTCGAAACTTGAGTCGAATATTGACGAGAAAATATTATATACCGGAAGCCGAGATTCGCGGAAGTGATCCCGTTCCATTAAGTATCATTGCGACCGGCACATAG
- the LOC139961476 gene encoding uncharacterized protein isoform X1: MTRPIYTVITGHRKEEDMETTSQEERDSWSTKLAKKRFIKYLTSLLQIKSSTDKQNAESNATSATSVTLQEVREFPLNNRQTAVDTVVISIEDPACRICQETRNRKGKNRLVAPCGCKGSTKYVHRKCLQKWCATKKTAECEICHHPYNPQFLKAPGLSKSDENSIVSSTMVFCLLLGVFGVSLYLLFAHLSTVESIFKGDSWLLLSLVAGSFCGFCLFLYWFVRNLSRILTRKYYIPEAEIRGSDPVPLSIIATGT, translated from the exons ATGACACGACCAATTTATACTGTTATTACTGG ACACAGAAAGGAAGAAGACATGGAGACAACATCGCAAGAAGAACGAGATTCCTGGTCAACGAAACTGGCGAAGAAACGATTCATTAAATAT CTGACGTCACTGTTGCAAATCAAATCATCTACCGACAAACAAAATGCCGAGAGCAACGCAACATCAGCAACGTCTGTGACGTTACAGGAAGTTAGGGAATTTCCCTTGAATAATCGACAAACCGCGGTAGACACCGTTGTGATAAGCATTGAAGATCCAGCATGCAGGATTTGTCAAGAAACGAGAAAtagaaaag GGAAGAATCGTCTGGTAGCGCCCTGTGGGTGTAAAGGCTCGACCAAGTACGTCCATAGGAAATGCTTACAGAAATGGTGTGCAACGAAGAAAACGGCTGAATGTGAAATTTGCCACCATCCATACAATCCGCAGTTTCTAAAAGCTCCCGGTTTATCG AAATCGGACGAGAACTCTATTGTCTCTTCAACAATGGTCTTTTGTCTTTTGCTTGGAGTGTTCGGTGTATCTCTTTATCTTCTATTCGCCCACCTCTCAACAGTCGAGTCTATATTCAAAGGAGATTCTTGGTTACTACTATCACTCGTAGCCGGGTCTTTTTGTGGATTTTGTCTATTCCTTTATTGGTTTGTTCGAAACTTGAGTCGAATATTGACGAGAAAATATTATATACCGGAAGCCGAGATTCGCGGAAGTGATCCCGTTCCATTAAGTATCATTGCGACCGGCACATAG